The following are encoded together in the Deltaproteobacteria bacterium genome:
- a CDS encoding amidase, which produces MADLALRSAAELTAALRSRALGASELLEHFLARVERWNPALHAIVALDREAARARARAADEALARGESWGPLHGLPMTVKDSIEVAGMPCTSGAPELAGHRPAVSAPAAQRLVDAGAIVFGKTNLPLYAGDFQSFNSLHGTTGNPWDPTRTPGGSSGGAAAALAAGLCGLELGSDIGGSIRNPSHYCGVYGHKPSHGIVPLRGHIPGAPGSLREDDLGVIGPMARGAGDLALALDLLAGPDEPAARAWRLELPPARRTGLAGLRVALWLDDPFCPVDSEVGDVLQAAADALARAGVVIDAKARPVDAGTSRAVYLQLLYGVLGVGFPPALLAGCDAQAPQLDPADGSLGALFVRGVAQRHRDWLAAHEQRLALCARWAEFFREHDLLLAPVMPTVAFPHDHSEIAARTIAVNGEPFPYLEQIFWAGLATVARLPATAVPVGRGRSGLPVGAQLVGPFLEDRTPLACAAAMADVVGGFVAPAGYGGED; this is translated from the coding sequence ATGGCCGACCTCGCGCTCCGTTCCGCCGCCGAGCTGACCGCCGCCCTGCGCTCGCGCGCGCTCGGCGCCTCCGAACTGCTCGAGCACTTCCTCGCGCGCGTCGAGCGCTGGAACCCGGCGCTCCACGCGATCGTGGCGCTCGACCGGGAGGCGGCGCGCGCGCGCGCACGGGCGGCCGACGAGGCGCTCGCGCGCGGGGAGTCCTGGGGCCCCCTCCACGGGCTCCCGATGACGGTCAAGGACTCGATCGAGGTGGCGGGCATGCCCTGCACCTCGGGCGCGCCGGAGCTGGCCGGGCACCGGCCCGCGGTGAGCGCGCCGGCGGCGCAGCGGCTCGTGGACGCCGGCGCGATCGTCTTCGGCAAGACGAACCTCCCCCTCTACGCGGGCGACTTCCAGAGCTTCAACTCGCTCCACGGCACCACCGGCAACCCCTGGGACCCCACGCGCACGCCGGGCGGCTCGAGCGGTGGGGCGGCGGCGGCGCTCGCCGCCGGCCTGTGCGGGCTCGAGCTCGGCAGCGACATCGGCGGCTCGATCCGCAACCCATCGCACTACTGTGGCGTCTACGGGCACAAGCCGAGCCACGGGATCGTCCCCCTGCGCGGCCACATCCCGGGCGCACCCGGGAGCCTCCGCGAGGACGACCTCGGCGTGATCGGGCCGATGGCGCGCGGCGCGGGAGACCTCGCGCTGGCGCTCGACCTGCTGGCCGGCCCCGACGAGCCCGCCGCGCGCGCCTGGCGCCTCGAGCTGCCGCCGGCGCGCCGCACGGGGCTCGCCGGCCTGCGCGTCGCGCTGTGGCTCGACGACCCGTTCTGCCCGGTGGACAGCGAGGTCGGTGATGTCCTCCAGGCGGCGGCCGACGCGCTCGCGCGCGCGGGCGTCGTGATCGACGCGAAGGCCCGGCCGGTGGACGCGGGCACGAGCCGCGCCGTCTACCTCCAGCTCCTCTACGGCGTGCTCGGCGTGGGCTTCCCGCCGGCGCTGCTCGCCGGCTGCGACGCCCAGGCTCCCCAGCTCGACCCGGCCGACGGCTCGCTCGGTGCCCTCTTCGTGCGCGGTGTCGCGCAGCGCCATCGCGACTGGCTGGCCGCGCACGAGCAGCGGCTCGCCCTGTGCGCGCGCTGGGCGGAGTTCTTCCGCGAGCACGACCTCCTGCTCGCGCCGGTGATGCCCACCGTCGCCTTCCCCCACGACCACTCCGAGATCGCGGCGCGCACGATCGCCGTGAACGGCGAGCCCTTCCCCTACCTCGAGCAGATCTTCTGGGCCGGCCTGGCGACCGTCGCGCGGCTGCCCGCGACCGCCGTCCCGGTCGGAAGAGGGCGCAGCGGGCTGCCGGTCGGAGCACAGCTCGTGGGCCCCTTCCTCGAGGATCGGACCCCGCTCGCCTGCGCCGCCGCGATGGCCGACGTCGTCGGGGGCTTCGTCGCGCCGGCCGGCTACGGCGGGGAGGACTGA
- a CDS encoding LOG family protein has product MSERGRRRYELPDPALEAELEGLLARFQERHGASRSPESVRQLVVTALRLVSDGASQADLKLLSNALKELRHAFRVFAPWESVRKVAVFGSARTAPGSPDWIAAERFAEAIVRAGWMVITGAGPGIMEAAQGGAGRQASFGVNIRLPFEQQANPIIHGDAKLVNFRYFFTRKLVFVKEAHAIALFPGGFGTHDEGFEALTLIQTGRSEIVPVVFVDVPGGHYWRDWRQYVASHLRDRGLVDPDDLSLFRVTDDVGEAVTEVTRFYRNYHSSRFVRDLLVLRLRVAPDRGELAALDRDFPDLVREGRIESCTALPEEAGEHAELPRLVLRFDRRKVGRLRLLIDRINGWESVERASPGASPRAITESQLPPEAERAEASDEAR; this is encoded by the coding sequence GTGAGCGAGCGCGGCCGCCGCCGCTACGAGCTCCCCGACCCGGCTCTCGAGGCGGAGCTCGAGGGCCTGCTCGCGCGCTTCCAGGAGCGCCACGGCGCGAGCCGCAGCCCCGAGTCGGTGCGGCAGCTCGTGGTGACCGCCCTCCGGCTCGTCAGCGACGGCGCCTCGCAGGCGGACCTCAAGCTGCTCTCGAACGCGCTGAAGGAGCTGCGCCACGCCTTCCGCGTGTTCGCACCCTGGGAGTCGGTGCGCAAGGTCGCCGTCTTCGGGAGCGCGCGCACCGCGCCGGGCTCCCCGGACTGGATCGCCGCGGAGCGCTTCGCCGAGGCGATCGTCCGCGCGGGCTGGATGGTGATCACCGGCGCGGGGCCCGGGATCATGGAGGCGGCGCAGGGCGGCGCCGGCCGGCAGGCCTCGTTCGGGGTCAACATCCGGCTGCCCTTCGAGCAGCAGGCGAACCCGATCATCCACGGCGACGCCAAGCTCGTGAACTTCCGGTACTTCTTCACCCGCAAGCTGGTGTTCGTGAAGGAGGCGCACGCGATCGCGCTCTTCCCGGGCGGCTTCGGCACCCACGACGAGGGCTTCGAGGCGCTGACCCTGATCCAGACCGGGCGCAGCGAGATCGTGCCCGTGGTCTTCGTCGACGTGCCGGGTGGGCACTACTGGCGCGACTGGCGCCAGTACGTCGCATCGCACCTGCGCGACCGCGGCCTCGTCGATCCCGACGACCTGTCGCTCTTCCGCGTCACCGACGACGTCGGCGAGGCGGTCACCGAGGTGACCCGCTTCTACCGCAACTACCACTCGAGCCGCTTCGTGCGTGATCTCCTGGTGCTGCGCCTGCGGGTCGCGCCCGACCGCGGGGAGCTGGCGGCTCTCGATCGCGACTTCCCCGACCTCGTGCGGGAGGGCCGCATCGAGAGCTGCACGGCGCTCCCCGAGGAGGCGGGCGAGCACGCCGAGCTGCCGCGCCTCGTGCTGCGCTTCGACCGCCGCAAGGTCGGCCGCCTGCGGCTCCTGATCGACCGCATCAACGGCTGGGAGAGCGTCGAACGCGCCTCGCCCGGAGCGAGCCCGCGCGCGATCACGGAGAGCCAGCTTCCGCCCGAGGCCGAGCGGGCCGAGGCCTCCGACGAGGCCCGCTAG